A genomic stretch from Lathyrus oleraceus cultivar Zhongwan6 chromosome 2, CAAS_Psat_ZW6_1.0, whole genome shotgun sequence includes:
- the LOC127118269 gene encoding ARF guanine-nucleotide exchange factor GNOM, producing MEHTKLEMQTGIDTMEEEAGQCGAGYLSRTTVACMINAEIGAVLAVMRRNVRWGVHYMSDEDQLEHSLVQSLKNLRKQIFLWQSHWHVIDPVLYLQPFLDVIQSDETGAPITGVALSSVYKILTLDVIDQNTVNVGDAMHLVVDAVTSCRFEVTDPGSEEVVLMKILQAFLACVKSKASVMLSNQHICTIVNTCFRIVHQAGTKSELLQRIARYTMHELVRSIFCHLQDIDVTEHAFVNGSTALKEKIDGVKNEHHSTNTQLENGSLISASDSQSVSTGIASNIMSDAAAILVDVNTAASSGKETDLNEQLMNEPHGIPCMLEIFHFLCSLLNVAEHMGMSPRSNTIAFDEDVPLFALTLINSAIELGGSSFHRHPRLLSIIQDELFCNLMQFGLSMSPLVLSMVSSIVLNLYHHLRTELKLQLEAFFSCVILRLAQSKYGASYQQQEVAMEALVDFCRQKAFVVEMYANFDCDTTCSNIFEDIANLLSKSAFPVNSPLSSLNILALDGLIAIIQGMAERIGKGSLSSAHSVENLEEYTPFWLENCENFTDPNNWVPFVGRRKHFKKRLMIGADHFNRDAKKGLQFLQGVHLLPDKLDPQSVASFFRYTTGLDKNLIGDYLGNHDEFCVQVLHEFARTFDFKDMAVDTALRIFLETFRLPGESQKIQRVLEAFSDRYYEQSPHILANKDAALLLSYSIILLNTDHHNSQVKKKMTEEDFVRNNRQINGGNDLPREVLSGLYHSICKSEIRTTPEQGSAFPEMTPSRWIYLINKSKDTAPFIVSDCRAHLDYDMFAILSGPTVAAISVVFDNAETEEVYQICIDGFLAVAKVSAYYHLESVLDDLVVSLCKFVTILDPLSPEESILAFGEDTKARMATETVFTIANRYGDYIRTGWRNILDCILKFQKLGLLPSQMANDAAEESETSTETGSGKSYANSLSSSQLLSVSTPKRSSGLISRFSQLLYLGAEETKSVPSEEQVAAQQCSLQTIQKCHIESIFTESKFLQAESLLHLAKALKSAGVKPKKGNNTFEDEDTSVFCLELLVAITLNNRDRIELLWPDVYEHISNIVQSTVMPCAQVEKAVFGLLRICHRLLPYKENITDELLRSLQLVLKLDARVADTYYEQITQEVSNLVKANASHIRSQLGWRTITSLLSITARHLESSEAGFDALFFIMSDGAHILPANFVLCVDAAKQFAESRVGQVERSVVALDLMTGSVNCLEKWTNDAKQAMTEEEVAKMLQDIGDMWLRLIQGLKKLCLDQREEVRNHALLSLQNCLTGSVGIHLPHGLWLQCFDQVIFTVLDDLLEISQTHSQKDYRNMEGTLILALKLLSKVFLLLLQDLSQSTDFSKLWLGALNRFEIFMKVKIRGRRSEKLQELVPELLKNTLLVMKAGRILERSSSNGDGNSLWELTWLHINNIAPSLQTEVFPEQDSKQLEQKQTEQVGDRGSAENVSVHSNEAADQDGNGNGIG from the exons ATGGAACATACAAAGTTGGAAATGCAAACTGGTATTGATACAATGGAAGAGGAAGCTGGGCAGTGTGGTGCTGGATATCTTAGCAGAACTACTGTGGCGTGCATGATCAATGCAgaaattggtgctgttttggCAGTCATGCGAAGAAATGTTAGATGGGGTGTTCATTATATGTCAGACGAAGATCAATTGGAGCACTCTCTTGTTCAGTCTTTAAAGAACTTAAGGAAGCAGATTTTTTTGTGGCAGAGTCATTGGCATGTCATAGACCCTGTCTTGTATCTCCAGCCTTTTCTGGATGTGATTCAATCAGATGAAACTGGCGCACCAATTACTGGTGTTGCTCTGTCGTCTGTTTACAAGATCTTAACTCTGGATGTAATTGATCAGAACACTGTCAATGTTGGGGATGCCATGCACTTGGTAGTTGATGCTGTCACAAGTTGTAGATTTGAGGTGACTGATCCAGGATCAGAAGAAGTGGTATTAATGAAGATATTACAAGCTTTTTTGGCATGTGTGAAAAGTAAAGCATCTGTAATGCTGAGTAACCAGCATATTTGCACCATAGTAAACACTTGTTTCCGTATAGTTCATCAAGCAGGAACCAAAAGTGAGTTGTTGCAGAGGATAGCACGCTACACAATGCATGAACTTGTTCGGTCTATCTTCTGTCACCTTCAAGACATTGACGTTACAGAGCATGCATTTGTAAATGGGAGCACTGCTTTAAAAGAAAAG ATTGATGGTGTGAAAAATGAGCATCATTCTACAAACACACAATTGGAAAATGGTAGCTTGATTTCTGCAAGTGATAGTCAATCTGTGTCCACAGGCATTGCTTCTAATATTATGAGTGATGCGGCAGCAATTTTAGTGGATGTAAACACAGCTGCAAGCAGTGGCAAGGAGACTGATCTGAATGAACAGCTCATGAATGAACCACATGGGATTCCCTGCATGCTGGAAATATTTCACTTCTTGTGTTCACTGTTGAACGTTGCTGAGCATATGGGAATGAGTCCTCGATCAAACACAATAGCATTTGATGAAGATGTTCCTCTTTTTGCCTTAACTTTGATTAATTCAGCCATAGAATTGGGAGGTTCTTCTTTTCACCGACACCCTAGGTTGTTGAGCATAATTCAGGATGAATTATTCTGTAATCTTATGCAATTTGGTTTGTCAATGAGCCCCCTTGTACTTTCCATGGTAAGTAGCATTGTTTTAAATTTGTATCATCATCTTCGTACAGAACTCAAGTTACAGCTAGAAGCATTTTTTTCTTGTGTAATTTTGAGACTTGCACAAAGCAAATATGGGGCTTCATATCAACAACAGGAAGTAGCCATGGAGGCACTTGTTGACTTCTGCAGGCAAAAAGCATTTGTGGTGGAGATGTATGCTAACTTTGATTGTGACACAACTTGCAGTAATATCTTTGAAGACATTGCTAATTTGTTGTCCAAGAGTGCATTTCCTGTGAACAGTCCATTATCTTCCTTAAATATTCTTGCTTTGGATGGTCTAATTGCCATCATACAAGGAATGGCTGAAAGGATAGGTAAAGGATCTTTGAGTTCAGCACATTCTGTTGAGAATCTTGAAGAGTACACTCCATTCTGGCTTGAAAATTGTGAAAACTTCACCGATCCAAATAATTGGGTTCCTTTTGTTGGTCGAAGAAAGCACTTCAAGAAAAGGTTGATGATTGGAGCCGATCATTTTAATCGTGATGCCAAGAAAGGTCTTCAGTTTCTCCAAGGAGTACATCTTTTGCCCGACAAACTTGATCCCCAAAGTGTTGCCTCCTTTTTCAGGTACACTACTGGGTTGGATAAGAATCTCATTGGTGATTACCTTGGAAACCATGACGAGTTCTGTGTTCAGGTTCTTCATGAATTTGCTAGAACATTTGATTTCAAAGACATGGCAGTAGATACAGCTCTGCGTATATTTTTGGAGACTTTCAGACTGCCTGGAGAATCACAGAAGATTCAGAGGGTGCTAGAAGCCTTCTCAGATAGATATTATGAGCAGTCACCACATATCCTAGCTAACAAGGATGCCGCTCTCTTGTTATCATATTCAATTATATTGCTTAATACAGATCATCACAATTCCCAGGTCAAAAAGAAGATGACAGAAGAAGATTTTGTCCGAAATAATAGGCAAATAAATGGTGGCAATGATCTACCCCGAGAAGTCCTGTCTGGGCTATATCACTCAATTTGTAAAAGCGAGATCCGGACAACTCCTGAGCAAGGTTCCGCTTTTCCTGAAATGACCCCAAGTCGTTGGATTTATCTCATAAACAAGTCAAAAGACACAGCTCCCTTCATTGTTTCTGATTGCAGAGCACACCTTGATTATGATATGTTTGCCATATTGTCCGGCCCAACAGTTGCTGCCATTTCTGTGGTATTTGACAATGCTGAAACTGAAGAGGTGTATCAAATATGTATAGATGGATTCTTAGCTGTTGCAAAGGTATCAGCCTATTATCATCTTGAAAGTGTACTAGATGATTTGGTTGTGTCGCTTTGTAAGTTCGTTACTATTTTGGATCCTTTATCTCCCGAGGAGTCAATTTTAGCCTTCGGAGAGGACACAAAAGCAAGAATGGCAACTGAGACTGTTTTTACTATTGCGAATAGGTATGGTGATTACATCCGCACAGGATGGAGGAATATTCTTGATTGTATTTTAAAATTTCAGAAGTTAGGTCTTCTTCCTTCTCAAATGGCCAATGATGCGGCCGAAGAGTCAGAAACTTCCACAGAAACTGGGAGTGGGAAAAGCTATGCTAACTCTTTATCTTCATCTCAGCTTTTATCTGTTAGTACTCCAAAGAGATCTTCAGGATTGATCAGCAGGTTTAGTCAACTCTTATATCTTGGTGCTGAAGAGACAAAATCAGTACCATCTGAAGAACAAGTTGCTGCTCAACAATGTTCCCTTCAAACAATTCAAAAGTGTCACATTGAGAGCATATTTACTGAGAGTAAGTTTTTGCAAGCTGAATCTCTATTGCACCTTGCTAAAGCACTCAAAAGCGCAGGAGTGAAACCGAAGAAAGGGAACAACACATTTGAGGATGAAGATACTTCAGTTTTCTGCTTGGAGTTACTGGTAGCAATCACTCTGAATAACCGAGATAGAATTGAGCTTCTTTGGCCGGATGTTTATGAGCATATTTCCAATATTGTGCAATCAACCGTGATGCCTTGTGCACAGGTAGAGAAGGCTGTCTTTGGACTCTTAAGGATTTGCCATCGCTTACTTCCTTACAAAGAGAACATTACTGATGAACTTTTGAGGTCCCTGCAACTTGTCCTGAAGCTTGACGCACGGGTCGCTGACACATACTATGAACAGATTACACAGGAAGTTAGTAACCTTGTGAAGGCAAATGCTTCTCATATTAGATCTCAGTTAGGGTGGCGGACAATAACATCGCTGCTTTCCATCACTGCTAGACACTTGGAATCGTCCGAGGCTGGATTTGATGCATTGTTTTTCATTATGTCAGATGGAGCCCACATACTCCCAGCTAATTTTGTTCTCTGTGTAGATGCTGCAAAGCAATTTGCCGAGTCTCGTGTTGGACAGGTTGAGCGGTCTGTAGTGGCACTTGATCTAATGACAGGGTCTGTCAATTGTCTTGAGAAGTGGACTAATGATGCTAAGCAAGCAATGACAGAAGAAGAAGTGGCAAAGATGTTGCAGGATATTGGGGATATGTGGTTGAGGCTCATACAAGGACTAAAAAAACTATGTTTGGACCAAAGAGAAGAGGTTCGAAACCATGCGTTGTTATCGTTGCAGAATTGCTTAACAGGATCAGTTGGGATTCATCTTCCACATGGCTTGTGGTTACAATGTTTTGATCAAGTGATCTTCACCGTGCTTGATGACTTGCTTGAAATTTCTCAGACACACTCTCAAAAGGACTACCGGAACATGGAAGGAACACTTATTCTTGCCTTGAAGCTCTTGTCTAAAGTTTTTCTCTTGTTACTCCAAGACCTATCACAATCTACAGACTTCAGCAAATTATGGTTGGGTGCGTTAAATCGTTTCGAAATATTTATGAAGGTGAAAATTAGGGGAAGGAGAAGCGAGAAGCTTCAAGAGCTTGTACCCGAGCTTCTCAAGAACACTTTACTTGTTATGAAAGCAGGACGCATACTAGAGCGAAGCAGTAGTAATGGTGATGGAAATAGTTTATGGGAACTAACATGGCTGCATATAAATAATATCGCCCCATCGTTACAAACCGAGGTGTTCCCTGAGCAAGATTCAAAGCAATTGGAGCAGAAACAGACTGAACAAGTGGGAGATAGAGGGTCTGCTGAAAATGTTTCCGTGCATTCAAATGAAGCAGCAGACCAAGATGGTAATGGTAATGGTATCGGTTAA